Sequence from the Tachyglossus aculeatus isolate mTacAcu1 chromosome 17, mTacAcu1.pri, whole genome shotgun sequence genome:
AACGCCTGTCACCCTGTTgggccccccttttttttttgatggtatttgtgaagcgcttactttgtgccaactgcTGTTctaaggagggccaggaacaacACCCGTCACCCCCCTTTGggcctttttgggtttttttggtggtatctgtgaagcgcttactatgtgccaagcgctgttctaaggaagGCCGGGAACAACACCAATGCCCGTCACCCTGTTgggcccccctttttttttttgatggtatttgtgaagcgcttactatgtgccaatcactgttctaaggaagGCCGGGAACAACGCCAACGCCTGTCACCCTGTTGGGCCTTTTTTGTTtttcgatggtatttgtgaagcacttatatgtgccaaccactgttctaaggaagGCCGGGAACAACGCCAACGCCTGTCACCCTGTtgggcctgtttttttttttgatggcatttgtgaagcgcttactttgtgccaagcactgttctaaagaaggCCGGAAACAACGCCAACGCCTGTCACACCGTTGggcgttttttgtttttttttttttgatggtatttgtgaagcgctttactatgtgccaactgctgttctaaggagggccaggaacaacGCCAACGCCTGTCACCCCTCTTTgggcctttatttttttttttttggtggtatttgtgaagcgcttactgtgtgccaagcactgttctaaggagggCCCGGTACAATGCCAACGCCTGTCACCCCGTTgggcctttttttctttttttggtggtatctgtgaagcgcttactatgtgccaagcactgttctaagaaaggCCGGGAACAACGCCAACGCCTGTCACCCCGTTGGgccttttttggggtttttttggtggtatttgtgaagcgcttactatgggcaaagcactgttctaagcactggggaggactcaacgtgatgaggttgtcccccgtggggctcacagtcttcatccccattttaatagtaataataatgatttgttaagcgcttactatgtgccaagcactgttctaagcgccagggaggattcaaggtgatcaggttgtcccacgtggggctcacagtcttcatccccattttaatagtaataatgatggcatttgttaagcgcttactatgtgcaaagcactgttctaagcgctggggaggattcaacgtgatgaggttgtcccacgtggggctcacagtcttcatccccattttaatagtaataatgatggcatttgttaagcgcttactatgtgcaaagcactgttctaagcgctggggaggattcaacgtgatgaggttgtcccacgtggggctcacagtcttcatccccattttaatagtaataataatgatttgttaagtgcttactatgtgcaaagcactgttctaagcgctggggaggattcaacgtgatgaggttgtcccacgtggggctcacagtcttcatccccattttaatagtaataataatgatggcattcgttaagcgcttactatgtgcaaagcactgttctaagcgctggggaggattcaacgtgatcaggttgtcccacgtggggctcacagtcttcatccccattttaatagtaataataatgatggcatttgttaagcgcttactatgtgcaaagcactgttctaagcgctggggaggattcaacgtgatgaggttgtcccacgtgaggctcacagtcttaatccccatttcacagacgaggtaactgaggcacagggaagctaagtgacttgccccaggtcacacagctgacaattggcggggacgggattcgaacccacgacctctgactccaaagcccgggctctttccactgagccacaattttccagacgagggaactgaggcccagagaagtgaagtgacttgcccaaagtcacacagccgataagtggctcagtggaaagagcccaggctttggagtcagaggtcgtgggttcgaatcccggctcgaccacaagtctgctgtgtgaccttgggcaagtcacttcacttctctgagcctcagttccctcatctgtaaaaatgaggattaagactgtgagccccacgtgggacaccttgatcacattgtatcccccccagcgcttagaacagtgctttgcacatagtaagcgcttaacaaatgccatcattataatcattaagcgcttactatgcgcaaagcactgttctaagcgctggggaggatacacggcgatcaggttgtcccacatggggctcacagtcttaatccccattttacagatgaggtcactgaggcacagagaagtgacttgcccaagtcacgcagctagctgacaattggagccgggatttgaacccatgacctctgactccaaagcccgggctctttccactgagccatgctgcccaatGCCTGATgggtaacgttgggcaagtcacttcacttctgtgtgcctcagtttcctcacctgtacaatggggagtaaatacctcttctccctcctatttattctgacggttttgacacctgtctaaatgttttgtttttgtctcccccttctagattgcgagcccgttattgggtagggaccgtctctacaagctgtcgacttgtacttcccaagcgctcagtacagtgctctgcacacggcaggcgctcaataaatacaattggatgaatcgactttggtgcctcagttccttcacctggaaaatgggaattaagacagtgagccccacgtgggacaacctgattggcttgtatctcccccagtgcttagaacagtgcttggcacatagtaagcgcttaacaaataccatcatcatcatcatcgagattGACTCAATGAATAAAAGAACGCGGCACCCGAGGGGACCTCAGCACGGCTTTTCCGAGGACGGCCGGCTGGCACCAGCCCAACAAGCAcccgtatatacgtatatatgtttgtacatatttgttactctattttacttgtacatatctattctatttattttattttgttagtatgttcggttttgttctctgtctcccccttttagactgtgagcccactgccgggtagggactgtctctctatgttgccaacttggacttcccaagcgcttagtccagtgctctgcacacagtaagcgctcaataaatacgattgatgatgatgatcccgggaGGGGTGGGCGGACTTGGTGGCGGACAAGGTACCGCCCAaaggggttattcattcattcattcattcaatcggctttattgagtgctgtgtgcgcagcgctgtactaagcgcttggaaagtacagtccggcccccaacaaggggctcccagttcgGCCCGGTTCCCCTCCTCGAGGGGCTCATGCTATGAAAGAGGGtccgtcccccggccccccgggcagTCACGACCACCACCTCTCCATTGCCCGTGGCTTGCGGCAACCGGAGCTCTGCAAGTAGGCACTCTTACCCTACCCTTTAGGGTGGCACACACCGAGCTGTGGCAGTGAGACTCCGTCGTCTCTGAACCAAAAGGCACTTGCAAACTACCGAAGGTGCGCTGCGGAAGTTGGCGGGGGTCTTAAAATCCGGTCCCCCGGCTCCGGACGGGGCAGGGCGTGTTCTTTTCGGGGGCGTTTAAGTCGCTGGGTGGGAGGACTCCAACTCCGCCTGCCTCAGTCCTTTCTGAACAGCCGTAAGGCGGGGAATGGGTCTTCTGCCGtgctcccgggcgcttagtacagcgctcgccCTCTGTAAATACTCCCGGATGACCCAAGATGCTCAAGAAAATGCTTCCGTGCTGCTCCGTGAGCCCGACCAGGGACTGGCCAAGAGAACCGGTCCCCCACGGCACGGCACGGAAAGAGGACGACACCGGAAGCTACCGGGAAGTCACCTTAATTTCTTCGGGTCTCGTGTTTTACCTCTCCGGGATTTAAAGCCAGCTATTACGAAACAGACGACGATTCTTCCGGTCAGGATACCCGTCTCGCGGCTACGCCTTAGGCGGCCAGACGGGAACCCTCCACGTGGCATCGCCAGCCCAAACCGACGGCATTAAGGATTGCTACCGACTGACCGACGGGCAGGCTGGAAAGAGACAAGGTGGCCCAAGTACGGTGTTTCCGATCTTCCTCTGAAAAAGGGCCGCAGGGAAACGGGGCAAGCGGCTACTCCCTGGGCAGCTCCGACCTCATTTTGCTTTTCAAGGACAACACAGAGGCTTTCCCCCGGAGAGAGAGACATTCAGTTTTTATTTTGCCCTCTCCTTCTGAACCTGCCGTCGTCCAAGAGCACAGGGAAGGAGAAAACCCTCCCGCGTTCTGCTTGATTTCAGTTGTCCTGTGCACGGGCCGGCCTCGGTGGGCAAAATGTGGCTTCGCTGATTCTCCAGCCTCGCCGCTGACGCTTCCCTTCCCCGGGGCTGATGAACGGCTCTGTCCAAGAGGTTCTGACAGACCAACGGCCGGAGAGGAGGCCCCGGGACCCAACCCGAGCGCCGTTCCGTAAAGTGCTTCTGGGATCCGACGCCGAAGGGCCGTGGAGAGCGTCCGTGTCCGCCTCGGTCCTGGCCGGGGAGCGGGGCCGGCTTCGGGCACTGCTGCTTTAGCCCCCGAGGCGCTGGCCTTCCCCCCACGCGAAGCCCCCGGGCCGCTCTTCAGGGAGCGGGTTGTAGTTGGGATCGTCATCCGCCGTGTCAAATATTGCTTTCCTGAGGTGGCGGGGAGGAGAgcgagacagagggagagaggccaTGGTTACCAGCTCGCACCCGGGCAGTCTCTTGGGTCCAAAGGACGGTTAAGACGCGGCCTGATGAAACATCTCTCTTCCCGCTTCCACCTCGGCCCCATTCAATTGGAAGGACCCCCAGCCTGACTCGCGGGGCGGCCCGCGGCCTTGTCTGAATTTCCATTTCCCAGCATCGCCGGTgcttttcccggggtggggggagagagagagggcagccaGAGAGGGGGGCCccgacccccacccaccccccagggAGGGGGGCTTCTCGAGGCGATCGTTTTTCCCGGGCGACGCTCGACAACACTTACAAGAAGGAGGGAGTCCTGAGAatccgtcctcccccgggctgaTTGGGGAACACGTCCTCCAGGAAGAAATAGACGTGGCCCACGGCGATCCCTACGGACATCGGAGGAGTGAGGGACCcgatcttttagattgtgagcccactgctgggtagggactgtctccatatgttgccaatttgtacttcccaagcgcttagtacagtgctctgcacatagtaagcgctcaataaatacgattgatgatgatgatgatgactaccccCACCCGCCCCTCTCGGATCCCGGCCCCGCGACCCTCTCGGGAGGCGAGGCCAGGTCCCCGCCGGCCAGAAAGGGGACGTTGCGGGCGGCCCGGAGCGCGAGCAAGTTACCCAGGAGGTCCACGATGATGGAGTTCCCCAGGAGCAAGGAGAAGCCCATGAGCACCCAGGGCAGGAAGGGGGCCTGGAAGTTGAGCAGCCCGAAGAAGTTCATCCGGACGTAGGGGTTCCTCCGGCTCCACACGTACACCAGCATGATGGTGAAGGCCTGGCCCAGGAACACCAGATTCACGAACAGACCGAAGAGCTCGGCGCCAGGAGTCAAGGAAGTCGGCCCCGGCGGGTCCCGCTTTCCTAAGATCCCGCTTTCCCAAGTCGACGGTTGAGACGGGGGAGGACCCGCGCCACCTGAAATGCTGCACCCGGGCAACCACTGCCACCCGCTCATCCAGCCGGGCCCCCGGTAgaaaggggctggggtggggacgggggagcgGCCCGAGCACGGATGGCAGACTGGGTGTTTCCACCAGGCCGCCAATTCGGGTACCCACTGACGTGCTGGCTTTGGAAAGGGGAACGTGCTATTCTGCCAGCAATGGATTCCAACAGCCTGTGACCTTTCCCAGCAATGCCCCTGGATACAGTGGCACACATCAGTCTGCACCCCGGGGCCCCACGGGCTCCCCACCACCTGAttcccccaatcaatcgtatttattgagcgcttactatgtgcagagcactgtactaagcgcttgggaagtacaaattggcaacatatagagacagtccctacccaagagtgggctcacagtctagaagggggagacggagaacaaaaccaaacatactaacaaaataaaataaatagaatagatatgtacaagtaaaataaatagagtaataaatatgtacaaacatatatacatatatacaggtgctgtggggaagggaaggaggtaagatgggggggatggagagggggacgagggggagaggaaggaaggggctcagtctgggaaggcctcctggaggaggtgagctctcagcagggccttgaagggaggaagagagccagcttggcggatgggcagagggattgggggcattccaggcccgggggatgacgtgggctgggggtcgatggcgggacaggcgagaacgaggtacggggaggagattagtggcggaggagcggagggtgcgggctgggctggagaagaagggaggtgaggtaggagggggtgaggggatggacagccttgaagcccagggtgaggagtttctgcctgatgcgcaataCAGCCCTGCGCTAGTGAGAGGGCCCCCACCCTCCAAACTCTTTGCTTCAGGAAAAACTCTAAACAGCGGAGAGGGGCCAGAGAAAATCTGTCATCTACTTGGATTTTCATTCTGGACTTGGTtttgccccctagactgtaagcctctaaAGGGTGCGGGGAGCACATCCGCTCACCCTAAGGGGCCCTTCCAAGAGCTCCGCGCAGTCAGCAGCGTCGACGCGAGCGACGGGGGGAAGGGGACGCG
This genomic interval carries:
- the DERL2 gene encoding derlin-2, which encodes MAYQSLRLEYLQIPPVSRAYTTACVLTTAAVQLELITPFQLYFNPELIFKHFQVWRLVTNFLFFGPVGFNFLFNMIFLYRYCRMLEEGSFRGRTADFVFMFLFGGFLMTLFGLFVNLVFLGQAFTIMLVYVWSRRNPYVRMNFFGLLNFQAPFLPWVLMGFSLLLGNSIIVDLLGIAVGHVYFFLEDVFPNQPGGGRILRTPSFLKAIFDTADDDPNYNPLPEERPGGFAWGEGQRLGG